Below is a window of Sporosarcina ureae DNA.
TCCAGAAAGTGACGAGTATGGAAAAGTAGGCGATGCGCGAAATGACGTAGTCGCACTTGAGCATCCTTTGTCACATACGACATTTGAAACAGAAGCGCATGAGCTAGTTGATGGTATGGAAAAAATGACTAAAGAATTGGGCTTCCCTGTTTCCGACTCGTTATTTAGCAATTTGAGAGCCATGCTAGAAGATCCTTCGAAGACACTAGCCGGCAGATTGTATACGGAAAGCCAAAAAAGTAGTCAACATCAAGTGGCTTTGGAAATGGCAAGAGAAACCTACGCCAATCTATGGGAAAAACCTTATGAGTTAACGGGCTTTACGGATATGGAATTGTCTACACAAATCCTCATGTTTGATGCATTTCAACATGGTATCGAAGTAGAGATTTTGGATCGTCAAGATCAATTCTTGAAGCTGAAATTACGAGATCATGTAGAATTCGTCAAGAACGGTAACATGACTAGCAAAGATACGTATGTCTCGACTTTGATAATGGAAAATAAAACGGTTACGAAAAAAATTCTTCATCAAGAGGGTTTTTGTGTACCTGGTGGTGACGAGTTCAACAATATAGAGGATGCATTACGTGCCTTTGAGATGTTCGCTAAGACGCCTTTCGTTGTCAAACCCAAAACAACGAACTACGGAATCGGCATATCTATCTTTAAAGATGGTGCCAGTTACGAGGACTACAAGCAAGCCATCACACTTGCATTCAATGAAGACTCGTCTGTCTTGGTAGAAGAGTTCCTGAATGGCACAGAGTACCGTTTGTTCGTGCTACACGATAAAGTACTTGCCATTATGCTACGCGTACCTGCAAACGTCACAGGAGACGGCACACACACGATTAAGGAACTGGTTGAAGAAAAGAACCAAGATCCACTGAGAGGTACAGACCACCGTACGCCATTAGAACTTATCCAGTTGGGCGAACTAGAAGTTCTCATGCTGAAAGGTCAAGGCTATCAACTGGATTCAATCCCTAAAGACGGTGAAATTGTCTACTTACGTGAAAACTCTAACGTCAGTACTGGCGGAGACTCAATTGATGTAACCGATCAGTTTTCCGATGATTATAAGAAGATTGCAGTAGAGGCAGTAGCTGCTCTAGGCGCAAAAATTAGCGGAATTGATTTCATTATTGAAGACCTCGATGTACCAGCAGCAAATCCAGGTGCGTATGGCATTATTGAAGCGAACTTTAATCCTTCGATGTATATGCATATCTACCCTTATAAAGGGGAATCTCGTCGAGTGACGACGGATATCCTGCATTATTTGTTCCCTGAGTTATCATAAGATCATATGTGCGTATAAAACCCTTAAAGAACAAGCCTATTCAGATAAACTGAGTAGGCCTGTTCTTTTTTCGATATATGACTAATTAATTTTACATAGAACCAAATTCATTCAGCGCTATTAACTAGTATTTCTACCTATTCCTCTTACGTTCAGTGTATAATTAATACTATGAGACTACTACCCATAAGGAGAGAGGAAAATGAGATTCTTATTTAAAAAATGGTATATGTTATGTTTACTCATAACTCTACTACTACTGGCCCCACTATCAACAGCAAATGCAGCTGCATTAACCGATGAAGCAACTGACATACCAACTGATAAAGAATGGACCATTACGTTCAATCACCCTGTCGTTGAATCTCCCAATTTATCTGACACTATTTACGTTATGAACAGTAAAAATGAAATACAGGATGTTACACTCTCTGTTCTTGATCGTGTCGTTACCGTTACTGCACCTGAGGTAGGGTACGAAGTGGGTCAAACGTATACTTTACATATTATAGCGGATACTTTGGGACAAGTCGGCAATGAAACTAAAACTTTAAAACACCCCATTACAAAACCTTTTACGATCACAACAGATGTCTATACTGTTGTCGACATTCGTGAAAATGGAACTTATTCAGTTACCTCAAGCCACCCTACTTTTGACAAAGCAAATGCCAGCTTACAAGAGGGACAAGGCATCATGTTAAATGAACAATATGTCAAAATTCCATCTGGCTTTGTAGCAACCAATACTCAAACCGTCACAATTATTTACAAAGAGCCAACTTTTACACAAAAGTATGAATATGCAGGTGTCGCTACTGATACAGAACTTACGTATACAGACGCTACAGCAGACTACGTTAAGGTGAATATAGGTGAACAAGACATGTACGTCAAACACGAAGATGTCACACTCATTCCTACTGCTACAGCGAAAGGTCAATCATATTATAAAGCGAATCAACAAGGCTTATGGCATTATGTTTATCACCATCATAGTGGAAAATACGACGGTGCGTATGTAGTCGGTAAAAGACCTGATTTTCTAAACGAAGGTATAAAGTATTATAGTGACGACGGAGCAAAATTTATTAATAGAAATGGCGAAGCTGTAGGTGAAAGTTATGCCTACTTCCAATATCTATCACCACGTGTTCCAACAAACTATAGCGCGACAGAGTTAGATACGTATATCAACAGTCAACTTGCAGCGAAAGAACTGACAGGTGGCGGATATACAAATGCTACAGTAAAAAGTCCATTAAAGGATCTCGGTGCTACATTAAAATCCATTGAAAAAGAGCATCGCATAAATGCCCTGCTCATACTATCGCTCGCTATCCATGAAAGTGATTATGGTATGAGTTGTCACGCACAAAACTACAATAATTTATTCGGGTTAACTGTAACGGATACTAACACTCAATGTTCAACACATGTCGATACCTCCTCTTCTAAATACTTTGCAACTATTGAGGACAATATCACATCGCTGGCGAATGAATTAAATACCTATTACTTAAACCCCTTGAATATGCATGAATACCAGTACAATGGCGTAGCACTCGGCAATAAATTGATCGGGATGAACGTTCGCTATGCTTCAGATCCTCACTGGGGAGCAAAAACAGCAGGTCATATGTATAACATAGATCAAGAGCTTGGTGGCAAAGACTATAAAAGGCATGAGCTTGGCTTTACGGCAAGTTCAAACGTCAGCATTCGAACGGGTCCCATCGTAGACCATAACCGTGCATATCAGTATAAAATTTATGGGACGATTAAACTTCTAGAGAAAATGCCGATTACTCTGTCTGCTACACCTTCGGAAACAAATGGTTGGTTACGTGTTATTTCTGAATTACCGAATGACGGATCCGATTTGTATACAATAACTCCAAATGTTAACACGGTGACCACACATTAATAACTATCTAAGTGGAACTATAAAACAGGCCTATCCAGTTTATCTGGATAGGCCTGTTCGTACATTATTGATGAAATATATTAAAATGGATTAGTCGCAATGAAACTTGCCGTTTTCACATAAACACGTGGATTTAATTTCAATTGATTTACAATAACTTCTGCACTATCTTCCGATTGAATCATTTTAGAGTCATCATTCAGCGGGAAGATTAAAATCAAGTTCATAAAAAACATGAATTGTGTAACCCTGTACTCCACAATTCGTAAAACCGACTACTTCATATAAATGCTCAAGAATTTATCTAAGTGGTTAACTTAAACTTCTTGATAGCCTTTTTCGCTGATATGTAGACAGCACTACTCCTCCCACTATAAATAGTGAACCGACAATTTCTGACCCCGTTATTGGTTTATACAACAAGATCAAACCCATTACCATCGTTACAAAAGGTTCTAAATTAGATAATATGGAGGCCTTTGAAGCATCAACATATCTAATATTGTAGTTCCAAATCAACATGGCGATACCGTGTACCACAATGGCTGTAACAATCAGAAATGACCAATCGGAGACCTTTACACTCATTCGTATCGGCGTATCAAGTAGAAAAATAAAAGGAATCGACACAGCTAGTCCAACAACATTTGAATATAAAGTAATTGCAAGCGGATCCACTCTACTGGAAAGGAGTCTCGTCACGATAATTAGCATGGCGAAAGTAATCATCGTAACTACAATCCACCATAAACCTTTATCGATATGTATAGAGGATATATTCCCTTTTGCTACGACAAAGAAAATACCTATGAGCGCAACAATAGATCCAAGTAACATACGAATTGTTAATTTTTCTTTTAAAAAAACGCCAGCTAAAACGCCGGTTAAAATGGGCGTAGTTGCCAAGATTAATGCAGACGTTGTTGGATCAGCCGTTTCTAATCCAGCGAAAAAAGACCACTGGTTAATAAAAACGCCAAAAACACCTAAAAAATTACTGCTAGTAAATCGTATTTATTCAGTCGTTTCACATGTAATTTATATGAAGATAATCCAATCAGAAAAAGTACTATAAACAATAGTCTGAGCGAAGTGAGAAGAGCCGGGAAAAGTCCTGGACCAACATCTTTCCAAAAACAAAATTACTGCCCCACACCATTACACAAAGTGTCAGCCAAGCGTATGCTTTAAACAAATTTATCACCCTTCCTACAACGAAATGCCAACTGGCCTATTCTATACTTACTTATATTTTTCGTACACATTTTTGTTTGGATATATCCACTTACTGACATACAGCATGGCAATGTATACAGGATTAAAACACAGTAATAGTAATATTTTTATCTACATCGTTATTTTACTATTCATTACATCCTAATAGCATTGAGCTTGCTTGCATCATTCGTTATTTAGGATGTTTTTTTCAGTATATTCACAAGTATTTAAATATTATCTACACCATATAACGTACAATGTAATTATTTACTAAATAAATGTTCGTATTTTGGGTTGAAAGCATAAAAAGCCTCTGCTATAATCATAACGTATTCATTGCAATAGTGCTTTTTACTAAATTCTGCATAAAAATAGTGAGTAATAGGAATCTCTTAACACTTAGTAAATTTTAAGCGCCGTCATACTATACTTTAACGATACGTACTGATTAGCCAAATGAAATTTACAATGTACTAGGAAAAGTAATTTGCTAGGGATACTATTCGATTGGAATTATTCAGGAATGAGGAGATTATCTTTGAGGAACATGAAATTAGTTGGCTTTATTGTATGTATGGTTATTCTAGCAACGATCGTTTCGGGCTGTAACTCGACTACTAAGAATACAGCTGAAACTGAACTACGTCCGATTATTGTTCAAGGACCCATGCCTATTGAAGCTGAAAAGTTTGCTGAGAAATTAAGCGATGCAGAAGTTGAGGAATCGGGAAACTTTGTTTTTTATAAAGGTACTATCGATGACTATCCTGTAATTGTTACGAAAACTAGTAAAGGGATGGAAAACACTGCAGCCGCTACTGCATTAGCAATTGAGAAGTATAACCCTATCGCTATTATTAACCAGGGAACTTCAGGCGGACACGACCCGGACTTACATGTATTTGACATAGTGTTAGGAAAACGAACTGTCAATATTGGTTCTATGAAGACTGAGTCTGCTGAAGAAAACGAAGGAATGGATCCATCACTATGGAAGCCTATGGACCTTATGGCTTCTGAAGGCAGTGCCGGAGAAGATCCTGATGCAGAGAAGATTCGCTACTTTGATGGCGACGATGAATTATTAGCAGCAGCAAATGCGGTTAAAGATCAATATGAACTAGGTAAAGTTGTTGAAGGTACTATTGGATCTGCAGATCTTTGGAATAACGAAGTAGACCGCATAAACTGGTTCCATGAAAAGTACGGTACTTCTGTTGAGGAAATGGAAGGTGCTGCCGCAGCACAGATTTCTGATAGTTACAACGTTCCTTTTTTAGGTATACGCATTCTTTCAAATAACAAAACTAATAATGGACAATATAATCCAGAAACTGCTTCAGCCAATCAAGACTATGTTTATCTTGTTTTAAAAGAATATATCTCCAATTTAAAATAAGTGACTTTAACTCGTAAATAAAACTAGAAGAGAAAGGTTTGTTCCATAAACCTTTCTCTTCTAGTTTTTAGCGTTTAAAAGCATCAGGCAGCCTATTCAAAAAGTCTGAGAAGTGTACATGCTTGCATCTACGTTCCATATATGAAATAAAAGGTCCCTGGGCGAGACTTTGTTTTTAAAAAACTCCTACATAGCGCTGGAATGGCTTTATGAAAAATGATTGAAATAGATACAAATAGGTAATAGATTGTAAACAACGAAAATAAAAGGAGTGAGCCATTTGAAAAAATCAGCATTAGTCATTATTAATCCTTCCTCTGGAAAAGAACAAGCAACAGAGTATGAAGAGCAAATTAGAGAAACACTTCAAGATGCGTACAGTGAAATCACTGTGAAATATACGGAGGGCGAAGGTGATGCGACACGCTTTGCAAAAGAGGCTGCAGAAAATAACTATGACTTCGTTGTTTCACTCGGTGGAGACGGAAGTGTGAATGAAACTGTCAATGGACTCGCTCCATTTAATAACCCTCCAAAACTCGGAATCATTCCAATGGGCACAGTGAATGATCTTGCTCGTTCATTAAACATTCCAATGAAACCTGTTGATGCGATTAAATTGCTTGTCTCAGGTATTGAAACAAAAATTGACATTGGAATGGCTAACGATGATATTTATTTTACAAACATTTTAGGAATTGGAAGTGCTGCGAAAGCAATTCATCATGTCGACAGTGCAGAAAAATCTAAAATCGGACCCATTGCCTACTTGAAAGCGATTGGGAAAGAAATAATGGATGACCACACTTTTCCAATTAAGTTTGAGATGGAAGAACATACATGGGAAGGTGACGTATCGGTTGTCTTAATATCCCTCATCGACTCGCTTGGTGGTATTAAAACAATTGTAAACGAAGTTGAAAACGGAGACGGAAACTTCCATATCTTCGCGTTTAAACACCTTAACTTGACTGAGCTTGCGAAAATGACCCCTTCAATCATAATGGGCAAATTAAAGGAATCAGAAAACGTTCAATACTTTAAAACACGACAAGTCAACATAACGACTTCTGCCGGTGAGACACAAGAAAGTGATATAGATGGTGAACAAGGACCGAATTTACCACTCAATTTAAAAGTTTTGCAACAACATATAACCATCATTTCGAACAAAGCTTAAATCAAACTTAAAATTACCAAAAAAGATTCCAGGTTTCTTCATCTAGAATCTTTTTTAATTGTTATAATCTCTTATGATTCTAGTACAACTGGGTCAAACCCATTCGCAATACCTTTATCGTGCGTTTCGGTGCAATAAGAGTTAGTTGTAGCTATACATTAACTTTTCTTTTCACTATCGAACTTATAGAAAACCTATGTTTAAAATTATCTGCAATACACTTCCAGCTAATTAAAAACCTCATCTATTTATGGTAAGGCTCGCTGTGAGATATATAAGTGAGATTTTTATTCCATTTTATATCGAACTTCAACCTTATTGTATTGGATAACAATCAGTCATTTATCGGTCCAGAATTGGTCCGGAATTGGTCCAAGCTTTGTAGTATCGGTCCAGAATCGGTCCAAATTTTATAGTATCAGTCCAGAATCGGTTCATTTGTTCACTAACAATCTGCTAAATATCATTTTAATCTATAAAAACTTGCCCTTGCTCTACCTTCTAAAACAATAACTTTCTCATCCCTTAAACGTTGTAAAATACGTTTACTACTTGTAGATGAAAAGCCACACAATCTTTCGACATCAGGACGAGTAATCGAACCATTTTTATTCAAATATTCAATAATCATTGTTTTAGCTTGTATTTCATCAAAATCTTTGTCTTTTGTATACTCAATATTATCATCTAAACTTTCATACACTCGATGGGTAAACATATATTTATTTCTTGCTTCTCTTTGTAGAATGTTTCTTTTTTGACAAAGTTTACTTAAAACATTTGATGCTGATTGAATTGTAATTTGAGCCACTTCTGCAGCCTTATTTAGAGTTATCGTTTTATTAGATTTAATGTATTTTAAGATGCAAATTTCTGAAACTGAAAACTCCCCATTATTTTCTTGCTCTTTAGTAATAAACTTCAAAAATTCTATATCTTCTAAGCTACTTCTTAACGTTAAACTTACTGCCTCAGAATACAAATTATATTCAGGGGCTGATTTTCCTAAGGAAAGCATATCCTTAAAAATTATATCTACACCTTGACCAGAACGTTGAACGTATTTTAGCTTTTGAAGTGTTTCTGCAATCAATTTGTTTCTCGGCGATGAAGGATGTGTAATAATATTAGTACTGTCAACTCCAGACGGAAACGCGCCAGGGTTTTCAATAATAATTTCGTTAGGAAAAAATTTAATAAAAATTGACGAATTACTCTCATAATCACGATGTGAGATAGCATTAAGAAGGGCTTCTTGAAATACATTGATAGGATAATCTTGGACTTCTAATTTAAATAGGCCCATCTGTATATTTTTAATTCCGTTCCTGTCTTCGAAAAATTGTTGAATTCTATCTACAATTTGAATTAAAGGGATTTTTAGCTCTAAACGCTTATTATATTCCGTTTGCCCATCGCTATAAGTAAGAATTATTATTTCCGCTTGTGGCATATATTTAGCAATCGCTTCTTTTGTACCAATAAATAACACCCCCGCTACAGTTAACTGAATTTCATTATCAACAACATCTACTAAGCGTAAATCCTTTAGAAAGGTGATATTATCTGATTGATATAAAGTAGACTCTTTATCACGAGATTGTATTTTTAGTTTCAATCGCTCTACTTCCGTAAAGTCTATATCATCTTTAGTCGTCGGTTCGATAATTTTTGCAGAGTAGTCGCCTTTAAATCCTTTAATTTTATTAGAGGTATATTCTGATGGATAAAATGGTTTTGTATTTTTCCCTAATCTTTTATATACAATACCTTTTGAAGTGGCTACAATTTCTGGAGACTTTTCAATTTTTATTTTAAAAATTTCTTTGCCATCAATCTTTATTACATCAATATCAGTAAAAAGCTTAGGTATAGTCTTGTCATAAATGCTTTCAATAATATTTTGTTCATCGTAATCAAAACATCCGGTTACTTCTCCATCGTCTTCTACCCCGACTAAGATGATACCACCGTCAGTATTGGCAAATCCTACAGATTCATTTGTTAAAATATTCATAAGTTCTTTCTTGTTTGCTTTAACCCAACTTTTAAACTCTACATGCTTAGATTCACCCTGTTGGATTATTTCAAATATATCCATTGAATACACCTCCTAACTTGATATGACTATTATACCAAGATTAGAAGGTAAAAAGGAAACACTTAAGTGTGCCTAATAAAAACCTAATTTACTTATGATAAGGCTCCCCCTTAATAATCCGAAACCCTCGATAAATCTGCTCCACCAACACCAACTTCATCAACTGATGCGGAAATGTCATCTTAGAAAACGATAACTTCTCATTCGAACGCTGTAGCACACTACTATGTAAACCCAGTGATCCGCCAATAACAAAGACAATCTTACTTTTACCATACGTCATCAACGAATCAAGACTAGCTGCAAATTCCTCAGAAGTTTTCATTTTACCGTCGATTGCTAGTGCAATGACGTGTGCGTCAGGTGCAATCTTCGCCAAAATTCGATCAGCTTCTTTCTTTTTGACAATTTCCATGTCAGCATCACTTAGTGTTTCTGGTGCTTTTTCGTCCGCCACTTCAATTAATTGCATTTTTGCATAGCTATTTAGGCGTTTTGTATACTCTTCTATTCCTTGTTTCAAATACTTCTCTTTTAACTTACCCACGGTGACAATTGATATATTCACAGTTTATCCACTCACTCTCTAAAAGTTACCCACAATACTTATGCACATATCCACAGGTTAGTCTACATATTGTGTTCGATTATTTGTTCCCTACTACATGTGAAATTCTTTAATTAGTATACCACAACTTTGTGGATAACTTTTCAACCATTATTTGTTTTGAATAGAAAAATACTTTTCATTTCAAATATGCGAATGCTCTAACCTACTGTTCTGTAAGGCTTTAACACTTGTCACTTCAAATTTATTTACTATTTATTACACATTTTATTTTACACAATATTATGCACATTATTTTGATTTTATCCACAATTGGATAACTTCATAAAAAAATCAGGCATCGTAGCGCTTTTTCGCTAGATGCCTGATGTGGACGAGAAGTTGTTCACTATGTGGACAATGTATATTCTCTTAGAACGTATTTCCGTCTTTCAATACCATTTCCAAGTCCAGTTTCTTTCCATCTCGATAAACTGTAATCTTCAATGGATCACCAATTTCTTTTTTATTATACAAATACTTACGTAGACTGACCATATCCGTCACTTTCTCTTCATCCAGCTGAACGATTGTATCATACTTCTTCACTCCGGCTTGTATTGCCGATGAATTCGGCATGACATCTGTTACGACGACACCTTCCGTTACCTTTTCAGGTAAGTTCAATGTTTGTTGCTGTTGCTGAATAGGAATTTGTTGAAGATCAAGTAACGATACGCCCATTGTCGGTCGATTTACTTGTCCTGTTTCTTCTAAGTGTTCGATAATCGGTAATGCAATATTGATTGGAATAGCCAGTCCGATTCCCTCTACTGTTGCCTCAGAGATTTTCATGGAGTTAATCCCGATCAATTGACCTGCCATATTAATTAAAGCGCCACCCGAGTTCCCTGGGTTGATCGCTGCATCTGTCTGCAAGACGTCTGCTTGCCAATCAACGTTTCCATCCTTGTTGAGATCCATTGGAATGGATCGGTCTTTACCAGAAATTACGCCAACCGTGACGGATCCCGCAAAGCCAAGTCCTAATGGATTACCGATCGCAATAACTGATTCCCCACGTTTTAACGCATCGGAATCACCGAATTCTATTACTGTATCAACATGTTCTGCATCAATTTCGACAACCGCTAAATCTGTCCACAGATCACTGCCAATTAACTTCCCTTCAACCTTTGTCCCGTCATCAAAACTAATTTCGAGTTGTTCGGAATTCTCTACGACGTGGTGATTGGTGACGATATATGCTTTGTCACCTTCTTTTTTATACAGCACACCAGAACCCGATCCAGCTTCTTGAGTAGACGTTGTGGAAGACCAGAAGTCTTGGACCGTCTGGATATTTGTAATACCAACGACAGCATTTGCAACGTCACCTACAACATCCGTAACTTCGCTTGAGATGTCCATTGATACTTGGGCGTGTTCCGAGTTGCTTTTGACTTCCGTTGTTTTAGACGTAGCAACATCACTAGTACTTGATGAGTCAGTTGCGTACATCATGACCGAAAATACGATGACTCCACCCAATAAGGCACCGAGTAAAGCTGGCCAAAAACTGCCTCTACGTTTTGGTTCGCGTTTCGTTTCAACCGGTGGAATAGGCTGTTGCCGTTCCATTTCTTCTCTTCCTTCTTCTCTTCTTTCATCGTCCATTCGCATTTCCTCCTTATCAGAAAGTATTCCTACACGTACTGTACCCCAATGACTATCTGAAAATGCAAAAAGCCTCACTAATTTAGCAAGGCTTTTCGCATTTTCATTAGACTAGCACGAGTTCCGTGGATTCTGATGCATCCGTATCATGCAAGTGGACAAATTCCCCTGCACGAATGCCGCAGTCTTCAAGGGTCTGTGCTACGCTCATGCGCGCCAAGTCTTTCATATTGTTATCCAAGCTAAGATGGGCTAAATAAATATGCGCTTCTTTTTGAGCAACCACTTCACTCATTGCAACGGCTGCATCTTCATTTGATACGTGGCCCACGTCACTTAAAATACGACGCTTGATCGACCATGGGTAACGTCCCATCTGTAGCATACTGACATCGTGATTGCTTTCGAATACAAAGCTGTCAGCGCCTTGGATGTGGCCTTTCATACGATCGCTAACGTAGCCTGTGTCGGTGATGATTGCCAGTTTACGATCGCCTTCATTGAACGTATAGAACATCGGGTCTGCTGCGTCATGGGATACAGCAAATGACTGGATATCCAGTGAACCAAATGTTTTCACCGTTTCCATGTCGAAATGGAAACGCTGATCAACAGGAATCTCTCCTACTAGTCCGTCCATCGCCTGCCATGTTTTTGCGTTGGCATAGATGGGTGTTTTATACTTCCGGGCAAGTACACCAATTCCTTTAATATGATCACTGTGTTCATGTGTGACGAAAATGCCGTCAATATGTTTCATCGAGCGATTGATCGATCCGAGCAAACCTTCAATTTTCTTACCGCTCATGCCGGCATCTACGAGAAAAGCGTGCTCATCTGTCTCTATATATAACGAGTTGCCTGTACTGCCACTCGCCAAAATGCTAAATCGCATGTAGAAAACTCCTATTCTATTTGTTCTTCTAACATATCCGATTGGAACTCGATGACTTTTCCTTCAATCGCATTGACGAAGTGCTGTTCAATAGTTCCATCCTTCAATTTTACCTGAACATTCCACGTTGGTGCAAATACTTGCGTTTCCGTGAGCTGAACAAGTGTCGAATAACCTGACTTGACTTGCATAACAGTGGAATTTGGCTTCAATAAACTACGTGTAACAAGCGAAGAAACCGCATCATCTTGTGATAGTAAATCCTTTTTCTGATTAAAACTTGAGAACTCGTCGAGCATGCGCTGTTCGTAATGTGTAACTTTGCCATCCTTGTCCCAGTGCATGATGAGCATGGCGTTGGGACTGTAAAAGATCGTTTCATTCTTGACTTGTTGGAAGAATACAGCATTCTGGTCTTCTTTATCTATATCCCAGAGCACGTAATCTTCACCTTTGAGCACGTACTTCGCCAAGAACTCCTCAAATCCATATTCGCCTTTGTCATCGATCACCTTAACAGACTTTTTCATATGGGACAGTAACCGCGATTCTTCGACTAAGACGAACGATTGATTCGTTAATTTCTTCAAATCATCATTTGAGAATGTTACGACATGCGCAGATAGATACGATACTTCTTTTTTAGTAAATGGGATTGGTTCGTACGTAATATTTTCCAACCTCAAAGTATCTTCGACGGAAGTTTTACTGAGAACCTGCATATTTCCCACATCTAATTGCCGATCTAGATAGAGCCAATACAAGAAGACGTTCAGAATGGAAAAGACAATGATAAAAATGGTTTTAGTTCTATTCCAATCCAATCATGCCACCCCCTTGCGATTCTTCCGGAGCGAAGCGTAACCAGTTATCTTTAATCAGGTAATACCAGCAAGGTTCTAAAACAATCAATTCTTGCTCGACGTCTTGGATCATATAATAGCCCGGTGTGATTTCTTCAATTAAGTCAAAATCTACCTCTTGCGATTCACGCAATGCTTCCGCTACTTCCACTCCTGAAGGCAATTCGTTCTGTTTCGACTCGATTTTCAAGTCCAATTTGTAATAAGGTCGGATATATTTGAACACACGGCCATTTCCCCATGTTTCCGTAATTTCATTTGTGCCGGATTGATCGCTAAAAACAGGTAAGCCATCGACATATAGCTGGAACCGGACGTAACGAGATATCGGATTCATATAGGCATATCGAAATTCATCCGTCCAACCACCATGCTCATTAATGAAATCTATTGTATTCAATAGCAATTCAGATGGTATCGCAATTTCCTGACTTTCTACAGCAGGCATGACATAATTCAATCTTTTAATTTCAGTGTCGATATTCAAGAATGCATGATCATCTCCATACTCTTCATGCGTTGCATCGACTTGATTACGCCGAACTGCATTATTAGATTCACTGAACAAAGCATCGCGGAATTTATTTGGATTGATTTCTTCCTGAATATACGTATTGCGCGCAATCGTCACAGGATCATTCGGTACAGCTAGAAATGGTGCATTGCCACGGTCAATTTCTGCATATTCATCAAATGATTGGCCTACATCTATTACATTACGTAGAAAGTTTGTTTTATTCGGCAGCGTCACTT
It encodes the following:
- a CDS encoding RNA-binding domain-containing protein — protein: MDIFEIIQQGESKHVEFKSWVKANKKELMNILTNESVGFANTDGGIILVGVEDDGEVTGCFDYDEQNIIESIYDKTIPKLFTDIDVIKIDGKEIFKIKIEKSPEIVATSKGIVYKRLGKNTKPFYPSEYTSNKIKGFKGDYSAKIIEPTTKDDIDFTEVERLKLKIQSRDKESTLYQSDNITFLKDLRLVDVVDNEIQLTVAGVLFIGTKEAIAKYMPQAEIIILTYSDGQTEYNKRLELKIPLIQIVDRIQQFFEDRNGIKNIQMGLFKLEVQDYPINVFQEALLNAISHRDYESNSSIFIKFFPNEIIIENPGAFPSGVDSTNIITHPSSPRNKLIAETLQKLKYVQRSGQGVDIIFKDMLSLGKSAPEYNLYSEAVSLTLRSSLEDIEFLKFITKEQENNGEFSVSEICILKYIKSNKTITLNKAAEVAQITIQSASNVLSKLCQKRNILQREARNKYMFTHRVYESLDDNIEYTKDKDFDEIQAKTMIIEYLNKNGSITRPDVERLCGFSSTSSKRILQRLRDEKVIVLEGRARASFYRLK
- a CDS encoding MBL fold metallo-hydrolase; this translates as MRFSILASGSTGNSLYIETDEHAFLVDAGMSGKKIEGLLGSINRSMKHIDGIFVTHEHSDHIKGIGVLARKYKTPIYANAKTWQAMDGLVGEIPVDQRFHFDMETVKTFGSLDIQSFAVSHDAADPMFYTFNEGDRKLAIITDTGYVSDRMKGHIQGADSFVFESNHDVSMLQMGRYPWSIKRRILSDVGHVSNEDAAVAMSEVVAQKEAHIYLAHLSLDNNMKDLARMSVAQTLEDCGIRAGEFVHLHDTDASESTELVLV
- a CDS encoding S1C family serine protease; protein product: MDDERREEGREEMERQQPIPPVETKREPKRRGSFWPALLGALLGGVIVFSVMMYATDSSSTSDVATSKTTEVKSNSEHAQVSMDISSEVTDVVGDVANAVVGITNIQTVQDFWSSTTSTQEAGSGSGVLYKKEGDKAYIVTNHHVVENSEQLEISFDDGTKVEGKLIGSDLWTDLAVVEIDAEHVDTVIEFGDSDALKRGESVIAIGNPLGLGFAGSVTVGVISGKDRSIPMDLNKDGNVDWQADVLQTDAAINPGNSGGALINMAGQLIGINSMKISEATVEGIGLAIPINIALPIIEHLEETGQVNRPTMGVSLLDLQQIPIQQQQQTLNLPEKVTEGVVVTDVMPNSSAIQAGVKKYDTIVQLDEEKVTDMVSLRKYLYNKKEIGDPLKITVYRDGKKLDLEMVLKDGNTF
- a CDS encoding diacylglycerol/lipid kinase family protein, with protein sequence MKKSALVIINPSSGKEQATEYEEQIRETLQDAYSEITVKYTEGEGDATRFAKEAAENNYDFVVSLGGDGSVNETVNGLAPFNNPPKLGIIPMGTVNDLARSLNIPMKPVDAIKLLVSGIETKIDIGMANDDIYFTNILGIGSAAKAIHHVDSAEKSKIGPIAYLKAIGKEIMDDHTFPIKFEMEEHTWEGDVSVVLISLIDSLGGIKTIVNEVENGDGNFHIFAFKHLNLTELAKMTPSIIMGKLKESENVQYFKTRQVNITTSAGETQESDIDGEQGPNLPLNLKVLQQHITIISNKA
- the rlmH gene encoding 23S rRNA (pseudouridine(1915)-N(3))-methyltransferase RlmH, with the translated sequence MNISIVTVGKLKEKYLKQGIEEYTKRLNSYAKMQLIEVADEKAPETLSDADMEIVKKKEADRILAKIAPDAHVIALAIDGKMKTSEEFAASLDSLMTYGKSKIVFVIGGSLGLHSSVLQRSNEKLSFSKMTFPHQLMKLVLVEQIYRGFRIIKGEPYHK